In the Haloferula helveola genome, one interval contains:
- a CDS encoding amphi-Trp domain-containing protein, whose protein sequence is MKQDRDLEKTYPTDEFIAKLRRLADCLENGEQFEIQIAGERIYVPVRATYNIEHEREDGAEEIEFQIKWQA, encoded by the coding sequence ATGAAACAAGACCGAGACCTCGAGAAGACCTACCCGACCGACGAATTCATCGCCAAGCTCCGCCGTCTTGCGGATTGTTTGGAGAACGGTGAGCAGTTCGAAATCCAGATCGCCGGAGAGCGGATCTACGTTCCGGTCCGCGCGACCTACAACATCGAGCACGAACGCGAGGACGGCGCCGAAGAGATCGAGTTCCAGATCAAGTGGCAGGCGTAG
- a CDS encoding trypsin-like peptidase domain-containing protein — MKTALLFLLGLGAAFAEPVVINDPALIANFQRKLGKIADKEEFPTADSFAKGLSDISRSIELPSTAADSSPEDPAESVFLISSVYKCGKCDKWHIGGVATAWALTTDGLMVTNHHVFEKAKGAAMGVCDREGNVHIITEVVAQNQENDVAIFKVKAGDLKPLALGTPAAIGSRVHVISHPHKRFFMHTFGDVSRYFRRPGKDDRKASTVMSITADYAKGSSGGPVLDTDGRVVGMVSSTQSIYYESDNGQPKGPLQMVVKNCVPVSAILQTLEAPAREADKAEAQR; from the coding sequence ATGAAAACCGCCCTGCTCTTCCTCCTCGGCCTCGGTGCCGCCTTCGCCGAGCCTGTCGTGATCAACGACCCGGCCCTGATCGCTAATTTCCAACGAAAACTCGGGAAAATCGCGGACAAGGAAGAGTTTCCCACAGCGGACTCCTTTGCCAAAGGCTTGTCGGACATCTCCCGATCGATCGAGTTGCCTTCGACCGCGGCCGACAGCAGTCCGGAGGATCCGGCGGAATCCGTTTTCCTGATTAGTTCGGTCTACAAGTGCGGGAAGTGCGACAAGTGGCACATCGGTGGGGTCGCGACCGCCTGGGCTCTGACGACCGACGGCCTGATGGTCACCAACCACCACGTGTTCGAGAAAGCGAAAGGCGCCGCAATGGGGGTCTGCGACCGCGAGGGCAATGTCCACATCATCACCGAAGTAGTTGCTCAGAACCAGGAGAACGATGTCGCCATCTTCAAGGTCAAGGCGGGCGACCTCAAGCCGCTCGCGCTCGGGACTCCGGCGGCCATCGGGAGCCGGGTGCACGTGATCAGCCACCCCCACAAGCGCTTCTTCATGCACACCTTCGGCGACGTCTCACGCTACTTCCGCCGCCCGGGCAAAGACGACCGGAAAGCTTCGACGGTGATGTCGATCACCGCCGACTACGCCAAGGGTTCTTCGGGAGGACCGGTGCTCGACACCGATGGGCGTGTCGTCGGGATGGTTTCCTCGACCCAATCGATCTACTACGAGTCAGACAACGGCCAGCCGAAGGGACCGTTGCAAATGGTCGTGAAAAACTGCGTGCCGGTCTCCGCGATCCTCCAGACCCTCGAAGCACCGGCACGCGAAGCGGATAAAGCGGAAGCTCAACGGTAA
- a CDS encoding peptidylprolyl isomerase gives MRPSKSFTIRVFLYSAGLIYLALDLFVFNGPVNRRIQDGRPDSQSSLAYARKQGVVARVMGIPIYLSQVERAARERLWLTGKTMDDLEPEQRRTTRLAALNDLIDHELLRMKVRANQQELPVTDEEIDAAVKRLASRFPTREQMRADLEAEGIDSEEELRLRLGATIQQSKYIESQIADGIAVSEEEAAEWFAENRERFALPPRVKVRHVFVATLNRESEDAKGVLEEALGELRAKTKTFEQLAAEVSEDERNKRSGGDLGWMTGERIPADFSKPVFAMQKNQPRLIRTKIGWHLVEVTDKRAAEPRNFEEARDEVFAALQTSKRIEIIANYRKALREGRGGVGIHVFHDMITGE, from the coding sequence GTGCGCCCGTCCAAGAGCTTCACCATCCGGGTCTTCCTCTACTCGGCGGGCCTGATCTATCTGGCCCTCGACCTGTTCGTCTTCAACGGCCCGGTCAACCGGCGCATCCAGGACGGCCGGCCCGACAGCCAGAGCTCGCTCGCCTATGCCCGCAAGCAGGGCGTGGTGGCGCGCGTGATGGGCATCCCGATCTACCTTTCGCAGGTCGAGCGGGCCGCCCGCGAACGCCTGTGGCTGACCGGCAAGACGATGGATGATCTCGAACCGGAACAGCGGCGGACCACGCGCCTCGCGGCACTCAACGATCTCATCGATCACGAACTGCTGCGCATGAAAGTGCGCGCCAACCAGCAGGAGCTCCCCGTCACGGATGAGGAAATCGACGCGGCAGTGAAACGTCTCGCGTCGCGCTTCCCGACGCGTGAACAGATGCGGGCCGACCTCGAAGCCGAAGGCATCGACAGCGAGGAGGAACTTCGCCTGCGGCTCGGCGCGACGATTCAGCAGTCGAAATACATCGAGTCACAGATCGCCGATGGCATCGCGGTCAGCGAGGAAGAAGCGGCCGAGTGGTTTGCCGAGAATCGTGAACGGTTCGCCCTGCCTCCACGCGTCAAGGTGAGGCACGTTTTCGTCGCCACCCTCAATCGCGAGTCGGAGGATGCGAAGGGCGTTCTCGAAGAGGCTCTCGGAGAGCTGCGGGCCAAGACCAAAACGTTCGAACAGCTCGCCGCCGAAGTCAGCGAGGATGAACGCAACAAGCGCTCCGGTGGCGATCTCGGCTGGATGACCGGCGAGCGGATCCCCGCCGACTTTTCCAAGCCGGTCTTCGCGATGCAGAAAAACCAGCCACGGCTGATCCGCACCAAGATCGGCTGGCACCTCGTCGAGGTCACCGACAAGCGCGCCGCCGAACCGCGAAACTTCGAGGAAGCCCGCGATGAGGTTTTCGCCGCCCTCCAGACCTCCAAGCGGATCGAGATCATCGCCAACTACCGCAAGGCGCTGCGGGAAGGCCGCGGCGGGGTCGGCATCCACGTCTTCCACGACATGATCACCGGGGAATGA
- a CDS encoding putative 4-mercaptohistidine N1-methyltransferase has protein sequence MSNPYESDKLLSEYLLFHYGTAEEILPEDTPAGMADALDFAVRTQRHFSADEASRGLDLGCAVGRSSYEMSRSCGEVIGIDFSHAFVDAATALRDAPLPYRRLDEGHGWTPLEARLPDGTDPSRVCFEQGDAMNLRDDLGDFDRVHAANLLCRLPEPERLLDRLPSLVRPGGELILATPCTWLGEFTPPENWPDGPTLDWLQRHLDPSFELLSTRDEPFLIRETARKFQWTSSQLSLWRRR, from the coding sequence ATGTCCAACCCCTACGAGTCGGACAAACTCCTCTCGGAGTATCTCCTCTTCCACTACGGGACCGCGGAGGAGATCCTCCCCGAAGACACCCCCGCGGGAATGGCGGACGCGCTCGATTTCGCCGTGCGCACGCAGCGCCACTTTTCTGCCGATGAAGCATCCCGGGGACTCGATCTCGGCTGCGCCGTCGGACGCTCGTCCTACGAGATGTCTCGTAGCTGCGGCGAGGTCATCGGCATTGATTTCTCCCACGCGTTCGTCGATGCGGCCACTGCCCTCCGGGACGCGCCGCTCCCCTACCGCCGGCTCGACGAGGGCCACGGGTGGACCCCGCTCGAAGCGAGGCTCCCCGACGGCACCGATCCGTCCCGGGTATGCTTCGAGCAGGGCGACGCGATGAACCTCCGCGACGACCTCGGAGACTTCGACCGGGTCCACGCCGCCAACCTCCTCTGCCGCCTCCCGGAGCCGGAACGACTGCTCGACCGGCTGCCTTCGCTCGTCCGCCCGGGCGGCGAACTCATCCTCGCCACCCCCTGCACGTGGCTCGGCGAGTTCACTCCGCCGGAGAACTGGCCGGACGGCCCGACGCTTGACTGGCTGCAACGGCACCTCGACCCCTCGTTCGAACTTCTTTCGACCCGCGACGAGCCATTCCTCATCCGGGAAACCGCCCGCAAGTTCCAGTGGACCTCTTCGCAACTCAGCCTGTGGCGGCGCCGGTGA
- a CDS encoding endonuclease/exonuclease/phosphatase family protein — protein sequence MTRARIIALGLALLGAGCGEKEAPRAVPVRADGVLELTLCSFNVRYEAPEDHGWRKWPNRLDRVLRTIRQIDPDVFGVQEALHGQAADLWASLPDYDFHGIGRKDGKREGEYAGIFWKRHRFEPDPAERGTFWLSDYPEMPGSRTWGNDPERCTSWIRLTDRATGRGFYVFNTHWDHRSQYSRERAAPLIASRIDARAHPEEPVVLLGDFNATEGNPAVDYFIGKDVTLAGQSVRGWQHPLTDPYRRLHPDVKNRRTLHFWTARTDGWAKVDHILVSKDAQLLGADIVRAETRETQPSDHYPVWVKVAWPE from the coding sequence ATGACGCGGGCCCGGATCATCGCGCTCGGGTTGGCGCTGCTCGGTGCCGGATGCGGCGAAAAGGAAGCGCCCCGGGCCGTGCCGGTGCGGGCCGACGGCGTGCTGGAACTCACGCTGTGCAGCTTCAATGTCCGCTACGAGGCACCCGAGGATCACGGCTGGCGGAAGTGGCCGAACCGGCTCGACCGTGTGCTTCGGACGATCCGCCAAATCGATCCTGACGTCTTCGGGGTGCAGGAGGCGCTGCACGGCCAGGCGGCCGACCTGTGGGCTTCATTGCCCGACTACGACTTCCACGGTATCGGCCGCAAGGACGGCAAACGCGAGGGCGAGTATGCCGGCATTTTCTGGAAGCGCCACCGGTTCGAACCCGACCCGGCGGAACGCGGTACCTTCTGGCTGTCCGACTATCCGGAAATGCCCGGATCAAGAACATGGGGCAACGACCCGGAGCGATGTACCTCGTGGATCCGCCTGACCGACCGCGCGACCGGGCGCGGGTTCTACGTCTTCAACACCCACTGGGACCACCGCAGCCAGTACTCGCGCGAGCGGGCCGCACCGTTGATCGCCTCGCGCATCGACGCCCGAGCCCATCCGGAGGAACCGGTCGTGCTTCTCGGCGACTTCAACGCCACGGAGGGCAACCCGGCGGTGGACTACTTCATCGGCAAGGATGTCACGCTCGCCGGACAGTCGGTGCGTGGCTGGCAGCACCCGCTCACCGATCCATACCGCCGACTTCATCCCGACGTGAAGAACCGCCGCACGCTTCACTTCTGGACCGCGCGCACCGACGGCTGGGCCAAGGTTGACCACATTCTGGTTTCAAAGGACGCCCAGCTTCTCGGCGCCGACATCGTCCGCGCCGAAACCCGCGAGACCCAGCCCTCCGACCACTATCCTGTCTGGGTGAAGGTCGCGTGGCCTGAGTAG
- a CDS encoding cupin domain-containing protein — protein MKRYEHVDFPDLAPVECCCGTTRRAFANLDDAPASAHYLEVRDEPTTHYHKKTTEIYLVLEGEGFLELDGEMVAVKPLSAVMIRPGCRHRAVGRMKIVNIPIPKHDDNDFFYDESAVKEGEVPVH, from the coding sequence ATGAAGCGCTACGAACACGTTGACTTCCCCGATCTCGCCCCCGTCGAATGCTGCTGCGGCACGACCCGCCGGGCATTTGCCAATCTCGATGACGCCCCGGCATCCGCGCACTATCTTGAGGTCCGCGACGAACCGACCACCCACTATCACAAGAAAACCACCGAGATCTATCTGGTCCTCGAAGGCGAGGGATTCCTCGAACTCGATGGCGAAATGGTCGCGGTGAAGCCGCTCAGCGCCGTGATGATCCGCCCGGGATGCCGCCACCGTGCCGTGGGTCGCATGAAGATCGTCAACATCCCGATCCCCAAGCACGACGACAACGACTTCTTCTACGACGAGTCCGCCGTGAAGGAAGGCGAGGTCCCTGTTCACTGA
- a CDS encoding L,D-transpeptidase has protein sequence MTRIGLLTLLAIALPVAAQVPRALPVDPSDITPDTGVKPVEPAPTAPEAKPLPPGQVEIPEPKTNPRSDSPEVENLPTSEDAVRLQIFLDQAHFGPGVIDGKPGRFTILAMNAWNEVQGHPLNDVRPVMNAARESVTHPFATAIVPEEARKWVNSSLSYKRSQQVGAKRMSYRSYGEFMSERYHTDVEFLIEINGSKTVYGLTPGKALIVPNVKPFLVENLTGSRYETEEVLASRHVVVDTKVNQARIYESTPSALVVNEGDGAVQVKANRSLIAAFPITPGKPQFIKYGLWEMRNAVQLPVWRYDQSLLDGKGRSNDALNIPPGPNSPVGVIWMGLSVSGIGIHGTSDPETIGRARSAGCIRMANWDATRLPDFVRPGASVEIR, from the coding sequence ATGACCCGAATCGGACTGCTCACCCTCCTCGCCATCGCCCTTCCCGTCGCTGCCCAGGTGCCTCGCGCGCTGCCGGTGGACCCGTCGGACATCACCCCGGACACCGGCGTGAAGCCGGTCGAACCGGCCCCGACCGCACCCGAGGCGAAACCGTTGCCGCCGGGGCAGGTCGAGATTCCCGAACCAAAGACCAACCCGCGCTCGGACTCGCCGGAGGTCGAGAACCTGCCGACGAGCGAGGACGCGGTGCGGCTTCAGATCTTCCTCGATCAGGCTCACTTCGGCCCAGGCGTCATCGATGGCAAACCGGGCCGCTTCACGATTCTCGCGATGAATGCGTGGAATGAGGTCCAAGGCCACCCGCTGAACGACGTTCGCCCGGTCATGAATGCCGCGCGCGAGTCGGTCACCCATCCCTTCGCCACCGCGATCGTTCCTGAGGAGGCCCGGAAGTGGGTGAATTCCAGCCTTTCCTACAAGCGCTCCCAACAAGTCGGCGCCAAGCGCATGAGCTACCGAAGCTACGGAGAATTCATGTCGGAGCGCTATCACACCGACGTCGAGTTCCTGATCGAGATCAACGGCTCCAAGACCGTCTACGGCCTCACCCCGGGCAAGGCGTTGATCGTTCCCAACGTGAAGCCGTTCCTCGTCGAGAACCTTACCGGCTCCCGCTACGAGACCGAGGAGGTCCTCGCCAGCCGGCACGTGGTGGTCGACACCAAGGTCAACCAGGCACGCATCTACGAATCGACTCCGAGCGCGCTGGTGGTCAACGAGGGCGACGGCGCCGTGCAGGTGAAGGCGAACCGCTCGTTGATCGCGGCGTTCCCGATCACGCCGGGCAAACCGCAGTTCATCAAATACGGACTGTGGGAAATGCGCAACGCGGTGCAGCTCCCGGTGTGGCGCTACGACCAGTCGCTGCTCGACGGCAAGGGTCGCAGCAACGACGCGCTGAACATCCCGCCCGGCCCGAACAGCCCGGTCGGGGTGATCTGGATGGGCCTCAGCGTTTCGGGCATCGGCATCCACGGCACATCCGACCCGGAAACGATCGGCCGCGCCCGCAGCGCCGGCTGCATCCGGATGGCCAACTGGGACGCGACCCGCCTGCCGGATTTCGTCCGCCCCGGAGCCTCGGTGGAAATTCGCTGA
- a CDS encoding ThuA domain-containing protein, with product MKIPTFFAAIALATPLAAEDPWLVFEGSDGPGKGKHVVLVSGDEEYRSEEAMPMLGKLLAERHGFKCTVLFAIDPKTGEINPNEQTNIPGVEAIDSADFLVVGLRFRELPDEDMKHIVDYVEAGKPLLGLRTSTHAFKYGRLKDSPYKHWSFNSKEWDGGFGRQVLGETWINHHGHHGKESTRGVLDEANAGHPLLTGVEDVWGTTDVYGIKKLPEDAKVLIHGQVLSTMEPDSAPVEGKKNDPMMPVAWVRDRKVGDKTQKVICTTMGAADDFVHPGLTRFVVNSAFWATGLEVPKELNVEPVGDYKPSAFGFNKFVKGKKPADYR from the coding sequence ATGAAGATTCCAACGTTTTTCGCCGCCATCGCGCTCGCCACCCCACTCGCCGCCGAGGATCCTTGGCTGGTCTTCGAAGGAAGTGACGGTCCGGGCAAAGGTAAGCATGTCGTGCTCGTCAGCGGTGACGAGGAATACCGCAGCGAGGAAGCGATGCCAATGCTTGGCAAACTTCTGGCCGAGCGCCACGGATTCAAGTGCACCGTGCTGTTCGCGATCGATCCGAAGACCGGTGAGATCAACCCGAACGAGCAGACGAATATTCCCGGTGTCGAGGCGATCGACTCGGCCGACTTCCTGGTTGTCGGACTCCGTTTCCGCGAGTTGCCGGACGAGGACATGAAACACATCGTTGACTACGTCGAAGCCGGCAAGCCGTTGCTCGGCCTGCGGACCTCGACCCACGCTTTCAAATACGGTCGCCTGAAGGACAGCCCGTACAAGCATTGGTCGTTCAACTCGAAGGAGTGGGACGGTGGCTTCGGGCGCCAGGTGCTCGGGGAAACGTGGATCAATCACCACGGCCATCACGGCAAGGAGAGCACCCGGGGCGTTTTGGACGAGGCGAATGCCGGTCACCCGTTGCTGACCGGCGTCGAGGACGTCTGGGGCACCACCGACGTTTATGGCATCAAGAAGCTGCCCGAGGACGCGAAGGTGCTGATCCACGGTCAGGTGCTCTCGACCATGGAGCCCGACAGCGCCCCGGTCGAAGGCAAGAAGAACGATCCGATGATGCCGGTGGCATGGGTGCGTGACCGCAAGGTCGGCGACAAGACCCAGAAGGTCATCTGCACGACCATGGGTGCTGCCGATGACTTCGTGCATCCCGGGCTGACCCGCTTCGTGGTCAACTCCGCCTTCTGGGCGACCGGGCTGGAAGTGCCGAAGGAGCTGAATGTCGAGCCGGTCGGCGACTACAAGCCGAGCGCCTTCGGCTTCAACAAGTTCGTCAAAGGCAAGAAGCCGGCGGATTACCGTTGA